The sequence TTGCTTTCCTAAGGAAGATTTCAGGAGAAGCTCCCCAGCTTATAATATCAAATCACCATTCATACACTGCTCCAAGATACGGACCTGGAATATCTTCAGATCGTTTTACTTCATCCCTTAACAGCGCGGCAACGGAATATCAGTTTATCATTAGAAAGACAGAGATAGCAGACACTGCTGTATATTACTGTACGAAGTGGTTAAGCATTGAATACCACAATGAAACATAGTGTGACAAAAATACTTCCtcttattgaatttttttgtcCATACAAGATATTTTGCATTGAATACAAAGaggcttaaaggagcactgtagtgccaggaaaacactacccccccccccccccccccaccctccccgccCTCCccgccctcagggccccctcccgctgggctgaatgggttaaaacccctttagccacttacctttctccagtgccgggctccctctgtgctggggaactctccatcccctgccgacgtcagatccaaatgtgcatgcacggcaagagccgcacgcgcatttaaacagcccatatgaaaacattactcaatgctttcctatggacgtcctgcaggttctcactgtgattttcacaatgagaatcgcggaagcgcctctagctgctggattaaccctcagtggaacatagcagtttctctgaaactgctatgttttcagctgcagggttaaaactagagggacctggcacccataccacttcattgagctgaagtggtctgggtgcctatagtggtcctttaaatatgacAAATATCAATTTTAGCCAGAAAGTTGTGTGGACATCTTGCAGTTGTGCAACTAAAATGCTTGTTATAGCTATCACCTCTGCATACTCTAAAACTGCATCTGCCAAACTTTCCCTTTCCCATTAGGTGTTATAACTATTTTGTCATCTTCCTGCTCGATGGGCAATCCATGCCTATAACATCTCAACTATTTGCAGTTCTTTATAGATAAAATTGCCCGAAGCCTAAGACGGGGCTAGAGAAGAAGATGGCAGTGTTGAGAAGAGATGGGTTCAAGTATGCATAGATATATAATGAAAACATTTCAAGAAACTCTGTCTCCctgctttatgaaatgctcataaagactgttggaatttcactgaaattccatgtcaatcaaaagatatcataagacaaagcaaGGACACTTTGTCTAATGTATTGTTCCTATGCTTGACAAAAAAACAGAGCTACCTTTTGTCAAACCTTGTCAATTCCTCAGTCGTCACTAGTGACAGCTAAGAGGAAAAGGTTCTTTCAATGTAGGATATAGCAGCCTTTCAGGATCTCTGGAAGGCTAGTGGAGAAAATGTATATGGGATCCAGAATCCTTCACAGTCTCTATCCACTCATCTCTCCCTAATTAATGAGCAGCAGGAAAATTGTCAGGCTGCTGACTTTTAGAAAGAAGAAATTTATTTTGCTTACATTGCTGAGGGCAAGCCATCAGTTAAACTTATCAGAGAAAACAGATATTGTGTTTATCAAGTTATTTTGTTTGGAATAGTTAGTATCTCTAAATGTTTAGTTAGTGCCTTAAAAAAAGCTAAGCTTCTGTTAGTAGTATTTTTGAATTGTTTGTGATTTAAAGCCGAGTTtggcatttgtttatttattaaacaaaactgTTCCTTTCTGCAATGTCAAGTCTGTGGCTGTATATTCCCTTAGAGAGGACTGTGTTGTTTTGGCTGGAAACAGGTATCTCATGTGGTTGTTGTATCACAAATCATGCCATAAAAAGCACATGCAAAATAATAACACAATATTGTCTTGTGCAAAATATTGGCAAAAATAGTGCAACTGTTGCGATTGTGAGGAGCCTAAAGGAGATTGGCTCACATCATCTGGGCTTCTGTGCCTTTAAGGCAGCACATCACCTGATCTCACAAACATGATATCACACACTCTCCGAAagaataaaaaattacaaaattcttTAGTGCACTATGTTGGTTAACATATATATGCAAATATTGCACAAGACTAGAAACCATCTGTGTGCATTTCTCTTGGACATTATATTGAGGCTTGAGAATAGCATTGAGGCAAGAATTAGACAGGAATGTGAGTACTGAGCCCATGTTGGAGATAAagtaaaaattataaatacattttaaaaatttaaaaattatattatcaCATATGATATATTATGATATAATtgaattctaactgtatttttctattaatatttgtatatttatgatatatatatatatataagggtactgttttacttagcagacggaacacaaatatgagtgttttaaaacagtaaaatgaatcacaacgatgatatcatcagcgaaagtgcagtttttgtgtaataaatacaaaacaacaaatatgaatgctaactttggccagggtttgtgactaagtggctactaagaaagatgGAGATACCCcgttttgaataccatgggttgtctatattgtctatatttgaacctgtaacttcccaaaacacaataaaatctgtacctagggggtactgttatacttgtgaGACATCTCTGATGTATACTATTGCAGTAAAGTTATTAATGATACATttattaatttctcacactttttttttagttattaggTTTATTAGGTTTCATGAGTAAATATTTAAATGTGAAATGTAATCCATGTTTCTACTAAACAaaatgatattatatataattagtgtgggtgcacttaatatgaaagaggtgaattacggttgaacagacatctaGCGCAAATTTTagggtttgtttttattttgttttattttattgctaaTCTCTGCAACATATTTTTTCCTTGTGCTTCTAGATCAATGCTTCAGGTATTACAGCTGGAGAGTGGATTTAATCTGTTTATAGATTGCCTGAGAACTAAAATATTAGTTGTTGGACATGGATTCATGGTGCATTCATAATCTCACCAAATGTGCGTTAGAAATAAAGtttgataaaaatagaaataaagtctGATACAAATTAGAAACTATTTTATGCACACGTTAAAGTATAATAGATCACTGGTATAACGTATGTCATCGTTTTTAAATCCTCTGCATTGTATATTATTTGCATTATGGGGAAGTGCTATCAGAGGACTGCTAACACtccatattttgtgtatatatatataaatggtttgCATCATAGTTTATCATAATCCTGACAGGAACGCACTTGAGTATTTCCTCTTAAAATGAGTTTGTCACAGACTTTGTTATGCTGCACTTCACTCTTGATTTTAGGTGagttaaagaaaaacacatttcAGATATAGTatgaatttattattttatacatttaatcCATTTTGTTCCATTTTGTATTTAACAGGAGTACAATCACAAACGCCAGTAATGAGCCCACAGATTGGATACATAAGATCTGGAGAAAGCTTTACTTTTACATGCAATGTGGGTGTTAAGGATGGTGGATGGACAGTTTTCCTCAAACAAACAATTGGAGAGAACCCTAAATTCATTTTAATTAACAGTGAGTCGCACACATCTCCCTCCTATGGACCTGGGATGTCCTCAACCCATTACTCTTCTAGAATAATCAGTGCTGGCACTCAGTATGAACTAATTATACATAGCACAGGCCCTGCAGACATGGCTCTCTATCACTGTGTTAAATGGTATACACGTGAACAGGACATATTCCACTGTGTTACAATGCCTGTCAAAAACATTCATTCCACTCCAGTAAACAAAAACATGAAAGCACAAGAACCATGAACCAAGGACTAACTGGTAATACAAAAACTCTCCCTATTTAGAATCATTGGTAAATGTCAAATATTTTCGTTAGATATAATTGTGTTTAACTCTTTGACTGCTGTAGGTGCCTCCTGTTTTAGATTCCAGGATTCTCTTCAGGAATTAGAGTAGAAAACAGTGACTATGGCTAACAGTCTACCTCTGATTACAGTTggggcaggggggagagggggagggtgcTGCAGAGGCAGCATGCTCTTTACCAACCAGCAATAGGGTACCAGCAATCATTGTCGATAGATCCACAAACTACTAATACATGCACATCCTATAGATGCTAAAACACCAAGTGGCAAAGCCCGTGCCTTGCTGAAAATAGAGA comes from Pelobates fuscus isolate aPelFus1 chromosome 5, aPelFus1.pri, whole genome shotgun sequence and encodes:
- the LOC134611593 gene encoding immunoglobulin lambda-1 light chain-like isoform X1 — translated: MSLSQTLLCCTSLLILGVQSQTPVMSPQIGYIRSGESFTFTCNVGVKDGGWTVFLKQTIGENPKFILINSESHTSPSYGPGMSSTHYSSRIISAGTQYELIIHSTGPADMALYHCVKWYTREQDIFVFSQSSKLIVTVDKFPEPAINVFAPYVEDHSTKDNQVITCHVRKMSVSLVNVKWIKDGTTIQDGVSTSQPTRDTDNTFSLSSYLTIPASDLNKDSIYSCWVQQEGSSSFTSQGINLSQC